One segment of Gemmatimonadales bacterium DNA contains the following:
- the treF gene encoding alpha,alpha-trehalase TreF, giving the protein MRRQPVRAITCRPRQTLAFAAALLCAGACRTGAPPAGRIGAGRLAPAPGAYYDPARDLGPLFEAVQLAPLFQDAKTFADARPLQPPTQIAADYLSQRSDSGFSLSGFVARHFALPEPPPTAYRADSAATMEQHLRALWPYLTRSPSHDSSAAPSSLIALPEPYVVPGGRFREVYYWDSYFTMLGLVASGRTDLVRDLLDDFAFLIERFGHVPNGSRTYYLSRSQPPFFAAMVGLYAAATDTAHALAYLPALEAEHAFWMDGAGGLAPGEARRRVVRLPDGAMLNRYWDDRATPRPEAYRHDYALAQALAEPERGAFYRNVRATAESGWDFSSRWTRDASDLRTLETTELAPVDLNSLLYDAERLIAALRAFRGRPGDGAVARTFEAAAAARRRGLLAAAYDTSTGFFYDVRWRTGERVSDRPTLAAAVPLYFGLATEEQGRAVAARLERDFLRPGGLVTTLVASGQQWDAPNGWAPLEWMAIRGVRRYGRADLADTVRTRWLALNRRTYGETGRMMEKYDVVDLGRAAGGGEYPAQDGFGWTNGVALALVAPTYRAAPSTPPPAVPPRDWRQVRCAGGDYRYILFSPLDEGPRPALLLLHGAGGEPGSMVDVWKDLARREGLTLIAPVLPMAARFEPIAPQVFRCIVEDARRGVSIDRRRVYVFGHSMGGYLAYDAGMLESQYFAAIAVHAMYIADDYTWIVDRASRRTPVAIYAGELDQVVPLARVRRTRDLLSTRGFTVHYVELASHDHDYFVLSDAIDADAWAFLRRWELP; this is encoded by the coding sequence GTGCGCCGCCAGCCGGTACGAGCGATCACCTGCAGACCTCGCCAGACCCTGGCGTTCGCCGCGGCACTGCTGTGCGCCGGCGCTTGTCGGACCGGCGCCCCGCCAGCCGGCCGCATCGGCGCCGGGCGCCTGGCTCCGGCGCCGGGCGCCTACTACGATCCCGCCCGCGATCTCGGCCCGCTGTTCGAGGCCGTGCAGCTCGCGCCGCTGTTCCAGGACGCCAAGACGTTCGCGGACGCCCGGCCCCTCCAGCCGCCGACGCAGATCGCCGCCGACTACCTGAGCCAGCGCAGCGACTCCGGGTTCAGCTTGTCCGGCTTCGTCGCGCGGCACTTCGCGCTGCCCGAGCCGCCGCCGACCGCCTACCGCGCCGACTCCGCGGCCACGATGGAGCAGCACCTGCGCGCCCTGTGGCCGTACCTCACCCGCAGCCCGTCGCACGATTCGTCGGCCGCGCCCTCCTCCCTGATCGCACTCCCGGAACCCTACGTCGTCCCGGGGGGCCGCTTTCGCGAGGTCTACTACTGGGACTCCTACTTCACGATGCTCGGCCTCGTGGCCAGCGGCCGCACGGATCTCGTGCGCGACCTGCTCGACGACTTCGCGTTCCTCATCGAACGGTTCGGCCACGTACCGAACGGCAGCCGCACCTACTACCTGAGCCGCAGCCAGCCGCCGTTCTTCGCCGCCATGGTCGGGCTCTACGCGGCCGCGACCGACACGGCGCACGCGCTGGCCTACCTGCCGGCGCTCGAGGCCGAGCACGCCTTCTGGATGGACGGCGCCGGCGGCCTGGCGCCGGGCGAAGCTCGCCGCCGGGTCGTGCGGCTCCCCGACGGCGCGATGTTGAACCGCTACTGGGACGATCGGGCCACACCGCGGCCGGAGGCCTACCGGCACGACTACGCGCTCGCGCAAGCGCTGGCGGAGCCGGAGCGCGGGGCATTCTACCGGAACGTCCGGGCCACGGCCGAGAGCGGCTGGGACTTCTCGAGCCGCTGGACGCGGGATGCGTCGGACCTGCGCACGCTGGAGACGACCGAGCTCGCCCCGGTGGATCTCAACAGCCTCCTGTACGACGCCGAGCGCCTGATCGCCGCGCTGAGGGCCTTCCGGGGACGCCCGGGCGACGGCGCGGTCGCCCGCACGTTCGAGGCGGCCGCGGCGGCGCGCCGGCGCGGGCTGCTCGCTGCGGCCTACGACACCTCGACCGGCTTCTTCTACGACGTGCGGTGGCGCACCGGCGAGCGGGTGAGCGACCGCCCCACGCTCGCCGCCGCCGTGCCGCTGTACTTCGGCCTCGCGACGGAAGAGCAGGGGCGCGCCGTGGCCGCGCGGCTCGAGCGCGACTTCCTCCGCCCCGGAGGCCTCGTCACGACCCTCGTCGCGTCGGGGCAGCAGTGGGATGCGCCGAACGGGTGGGCGCCGCTCGAGTGGATGGCGATCCGGGGCGTGCGGCGCTACGGCCGCGCGGACCTCGCCGACACGGTGCGCACCCGCTGGCTCGCGTTGAACCGACGCACCTACGGCGAGACCGGCCGGATGATGGAGAAGTACGACGTCGTGGACCTGGGCCGGGCGGCCGGCGGCGGCGAGTATCCTGCCCAGGACGGCTTCGGCTGGACGAACGGCGTGGCGCTCGCGCTGGTGGCGCCGACGTACCGAGCCGCCCCGTCCACCCCGCCCCCGGCCGTCCCGCCCCGGGACTGGCGTCAGGTACGGTGCGCCGGGGGCGACTACCGGTACATCCTGTTCAGCCCGCTCGACGAGGGCCCGAGGCCGGCGCTGCTGCTGCTGCACGGTGCCGGCGGGGAGCCGGGATCGATGGTGGACGTCTGGAAGGATCTGGCGCGACGGGAGGGCCTCACGCTGATCGCGCCCGTGTTGCCGATGGCCGCGCGCTTCGAGCCCATCGCCCCGCAGGTCTTCCGCTGCATCGTCGAGGACGCCCGGCGCGGCGTTTCCATCGACCGGCGCCGCGTCTACGTGTTCGGCCACTCGATGGGCGGGTATCTCGCGTACGACGCCGGCATGCTCGAATCGCAGTACTTCGCCGCCATCGCCGTGCATGCGATGTACATCGCCGACGACTACACCTGGATCGTGGATCGCGCCTCGCGCCGGACGCCGGTCGCGATCTACGCCGGCGAGCTGGACCAGGTGGTGCCGCTCGCCCGGGTGCGCCGGACCCGGGACCTGCTGAGCACGAGGGGATTCACGGTCCACTACGTCGAGCTGGCGAGTCACGATCACGACTACTTCGTGCTGTCGGACGCCATCGACGCCGACGCCTGGGCCTTCCTGCGGCGCTGGGAGCTGCCCTAG
- a CDS encoding chloride channel protein, giving the protein MASSDAASAEPAQRRLILETLLLGVAGAAAAQVFNLLLRFANWFFLGQIAGYRPPGLPNEGGLPHAIVGSHGLWLVPVATTLGGLLVGWMVTRWAPEAEGHGTDAAIKAFHRAGGAVRARVAPIKAVASAITIGSGGAAGREGPVALISSAIASAYASFAGSGERERRLLMLIGMAAGLSAIFRSPIGTALFAVEVLYSDVEFESDALLYTILSSVVAYAVNGFFAGWQPLFRVPADLALPHTLDYGWFVVLGIGAGLAATLEPMVFYGVRDVFHRLPLRAWLKPALGGLAVGLMALVVPQVMAGGYGWMQAAIDGQLAAGTLLVLVFAQILAMSLTIASGGSGGVFAPSLFIGAMLGGFLAAVLHLPPAPFVIVGMAAVFAGSARVPLATMMMVTEMTGGYALLVPAALAVMLSYLIQVRVSRTLKYRSLYEAQVPRRTDSPVHHTEHLEIALRILEQRQLSGPLQGRLDLLTLLRSGTPVELPDDRRLTVGVLKVGSSMVHQTVSQGGALSGDTRVISIIRGEHMIGVRPDTVLEAGDRLILVTTPQSLEHLKEHVDSW; this is encoded by the coding sequence TTGGCTAGTTCCGACGCGGCCTCCGCCGAGCCTGCCCAACGTCGGCTGATCCTCGAGACGCTGCTCTTGGGCGTCGCGGGGGCGGCGGCCGCGCAAGTCTTCAATCTGCTGCTGCGTTTCGCCAACTGGTTCTTTCTCGGACAAATCGCCGGTTACCGTCCGCCGGGGCTCCCGAACGAGGGGGGCCTGCCGCACGCGATCGTCGGCTCGCATGGCCTGTGGCTCGTGCCGGTCGCCACCACCTTGGGCGGTCTGCTGGTGGGGTGGATGGTGACCCGATGGGCGCCGGAGGCGGAGGGACACGGCACCGACGCCGCCATCAAGGCGTTCCATCGCGCCGGTGGTGCCGTCCGCGCGCGGGTCGCGCCGATCAAGGCCGTGGCGTCGGCGATCACGATCGGCTCGGGTGGTGCCGCTGGACGTGAGGGGCCCGTTGCCCTGATCTCCTCCGCGATTGCCTCGGCGTACGCCTCCTTCGCGGGATCCGGGGAGCGGGAGCGCCGGCTCCTCATGCTGATCGGCATGGCGGCGGGCCTGTCAGCCATCTTTCGCTCACCCATCGGGACGGCCCTGTTCGCGGTGGAGGTGCTCTACTCCGATGTGGAGTTCGAGTCGGACGCGCTGCTCTACACGATCCTCTCGTCGGTCGTCGCCTACGCGGTCAACGGTTTCTTCGCCGGGTGGCAGCCGCTGTTCCGCGTTCCCGCCGACCTCGCGCTGCCCCACACGCTCGATTACGGATGGTTCGTGGTGCTGGGGATCGGCGCCGGGCTGGCGGCGACCCTCGAACCGATGGTCTTCTACGGCGTGCGCGACGTGTTCCATCGGTTGCCGCTACGCGCCTGGCTCAAGCCCGCGCTGGGCGGGCTCGCGGTGGGGCTGATGGCGCTCGTCGTGCCGCAAGTGATGGCCGGGGGCTACGGGTGGATGCAGGCCGCCATTGACGGCCAGTTGGCGGCGGGGACGCTGCTGGTCCTCGTGTTCGCGCAGATCCTCGCGATGAGTCTGACGATCGCGTCGGGCGGCTCGGGCGGTGTGTTCGCCCCGAGCCTGTTCATCGGGGCCATGCTGGGCGGATTCCTGGCGGCGGTCCTTCACCTGCCGCCGGCGCCGTTCGTCATCGTGGGGATGGCCGCCGTGTTCGCGGGCTCCGCGCGCGTGCCACTGGCCACGATGATGATGGTGACGGAGATGACCGGCGGCTATGCCCTGCTGGTGCCGGCTGCGCTCGCGGTGATGCTCAGTTACCTGATCCAGGTGCGTGTGTCGCGCACACTCAAGTACCGGAGCCTGTACGAGGCCCAGGTCCCGCGACGCACGGATTCTCCGGTCCACCACACCGAGCACCTGGAGATCGCGCTCCGCATCCTCGAGCAGCGACAGCTGTCGGGGCCGCTCCAGGGCCGGCTCGACCTGCTCACGCTCCTGAGGTCCGGCACCCCGGTCGAGCTGCCCGACGACCGGCGCCTAACGGTGGGTGTCCTCAAGGTCGGCAGCTCCATGGTGCACCAGACCGTGAGCCAGGGCGGCGCGCTGAGCGGAGACACGCGCGTCATCTCGATCATCCGCGGCGAGCACATGATCGGTGTCCGGCCGGACACCGTGTTGGAAGCCGGCGACCGGCTCATTCTGGTGACGACGCCGCAGAGCCTCGAGCACCTCAAGGAGCACGTAGACAGCTGGTAG
- a CDS encoding M1 family aminopeptidase produces the protein MNARGLPQRRLLLAGLLAILPVGLAGQTPQAASAAGPAATFLERYNELMKLAPLAGQVADVHHLVLRRDAGQLVLEQGKLYLLSRIGGRTVGAVFEGTGRFTLTPPLPAEQAELHRFAHATTLDDSIHEVILIFADSTAAQIGALTFGPADVPGEVGNHVDAFVGSLKGDKDGSYDPGVMEPLLNGDTTGYFLARLAPDRGDAVLFELNPGASEEVTLYRPVSHARWHTSWTPVTRFAAQGRSVSPADWRGPRDRLRVPRYQLDVQIKEGFNADLLVDAAAILTTVDREPVGPWLNFKLAPKLTLDSARWGDGAPAATFKAEEDEDAWVRVGHRLRAGDTLALTLFYHGDVFRRWLDWFLIEPGLPWFPFNGQGSTVSTFDLTYHSPSQYTLVSVGERGDSSAAGRITTAHWTQRLPTDQATFNVGLFDLYHAQFEGAPAVDVLISEAAHRQIRQRTRGTMVEQGNKSETVAVDVSNSLKLYASLFGRCTYDHFFVTEIPYAEGVSFPGMIDLSASTFQNTSLDGFDEYFRAHEAAHQWWGNGVRPASYRDVWLNEGLADFSALWYLQVERKSSQQYFKFLDQYAADIRTDKDDVGPIWLGWRNLSPDLPRGYQVIVYEKGAWVFNMLRVLMLDLRTMSDDRFTAMMRDYYQTFLGRPATTADFQHVVEQHLGMPMDWFFDEWVKGTDIPTYHVRWKSEPAEGGRFRIRFRIGQDNVSPGFRMPVLVAADLGENRVAHFRLDVTGAQGEYLSPLLPAEARSVTFNDLHAVLADVKMDGSF, from the coding sequence ATGAACGCACGTGGACTCCCTCAGCGCCGCCTGCTCCTGGCCGGACTGCTCGCCATTCTGCCCGTCGGGCTCGCCGGCCAGACGCCCCAGGCGGCGTCCGCCGCCGGGCCGGCCGCCACCTTCCTCGAGCGCTACAACGAGCTCATGAAGCTCGCGCCGCTGGCCGGACAGGTCGCGGACGTGCACCACCTCGTGCTGCGGCGCGACGCCGGGCAGCTCGTGCTCGAGCAGGGCAAGCTGTACCTGCTCTCGCGGATCGGCGGGCGCACGGTGGGCGCGGTGTTCGAGGGCACCGGCCGCTTCACCCTCACGCCTCCGCTCCCGGCCGAGCAGGCGGAGCTCCATCGCTTCGCGCATGCCACGACGCTCGACGACTCGATCCACGAGGTGATCCTGATCTTCGCCGACTCGACCGCGGCGCAGATCGGCGCCCTCACGTTCGGCCCGGCCGACGTGCCGGGCGAGGTGGGCAACCACGTGGACGCCTTCGTCGGCTCGCTCAAGGGCGACAAGGACGGCTCGTACGATCCCGGCGTGATGGAGCCCCTCCTCAACGGCGACACCACCGGCTACTTCCTGGCGCGCCTGGCCCCCGACCGGGGCGACGCGGTCCTGTTCGAGCTGAACCCCGGCGCGAGCGAAGAGGTCACCCTCTACCGGCCGGTGAGCCACGCGCGGTGGCACACCAGCTGGACCCCGGTCACCCGGTTCGCCGCCCAGGGCCGCTCCGTCAGCCCCGCCGACTGGCGAGGGCCGCGCGACCGTCTCCGCGTGCCCCGCTACCAGCTCGACGTGCAAATCAAGGAAGGGTTCAACGCCGACCTCCTGGTGGACGCCGCGGCCATCCTCACCACGGTGGACCGCGAGCCGGTGGGACCATGGCTCAACTTCAAGCTCGCCCCCAAGCTCACCCTGGACTCGGCTCGGTGGGGCGACGGCGCGCCGGCCGCCACGTTCAAGGCCGAGGAGGACGAAGACGCCTGGGTGCGCGTGGGCCACCGGCTCCGCGCGGGCGACACGCTGGCGCTCACCCTGTTCTACCACGGCGACGTTTTCCGGCGCTGGCTCGACTGGTTCCTGATCGAGCCCGGCCTGCCGTGGTTCCCGTTCAACGGGCAGGGCTCCACGGTCTCCACGTTCGACCTGACGTACCACAGCCCCAGCCAGTACACGCTGGTCAGCGTGGGCGAGCGGGGCGACTCCTCGGCCGCCGGCCGGATCACCACCGCGCACTGGACCCAGCGACTGCCCACCGACCAGGCGACGTTCAACGTGGGGCTGTTCGACCTGTACCACGCCCAGTTCGAGGGCGCGCCCGCCGTGGACGTGCTGATCTCGGAGGCCGCGCACCGCCAGATCCGGCAGCGCACCCGCGGCACGATGGTCGAGCAGGGGAACAAGAGCGAGACGGTCGCGGTGGACGTCTCGAACAGCCTCAAGCTCTACGCCAGCCTGTTCGGCCGCTGCACCTACGACCACTTCTTCGTCACGGAGATCCCGTACGCGGAAGGCGTCTCGTTCCCCGGAATGATCGACCTCTCGGCCTCGACGTTCCAGAACACGTCGCTGGACGGCTTCGACGAGTACTTCCGTGCGCATGAGGCCGCCCACCAGTGGTGGGGCAACGGCGTCCGCCCCGCCTCGTACCGCGACGTGTGGCTCAACGAGGGCCTGGCCGACTTCTCGGCGCTGTGGTACCTCCAGGTCGAGCGCAAGTCCTCGCAGCAGTACTTCAAGTTCCTCGACCAGTACGCCGCCGACATCCGCACCGACAAGGACGACGTCGGTCCGATCTGGCTGGGGTGGCGCAACCTGTCGCCGGACCTGCCCCGCGGCTACCAGGTGATCGTCTACGAGAAGGGCGCCTGGGTGTTCAACATGCTCCGGGTCCTGATGCTCGACCTCAGGACCATGTCCGACGACCGGTTCACCGCGATGATGCGGGACTACTACCAGACCTTCCTGGGCCGGCCGGCGACCACGGCCGACTTTCAGCACGTGGTCGAGCAGCACCTCGGGATGCCGATGGATTGGTTCTTCGACGAGTGGGTGAAGGGCACGGACATCCCGACCTACCACGTGCGCTGGAAGAGCGAGCCCGCCGAGGGCGGGCGGTTCCGGATCCGGTTCCGGATCGGCCAGGACAACGTGTCGCCCGGCTTCCGCATGCCGGTGCTCGTCGCCGCCGACCTCGGCGAGAACCGCGTGGCGCACTTCCGGCTCGACGTGACGGGCGCGCAGGGCGAGTACCTGAGCCCGCTGCTGCCGGCGGAGGCGCGGTCGGTCACGTTCAACGATCTGCACGCCGTGCTGGCCGACGTGAAGATGGACGGGAGCTTCTAG
- a CDS encoding DUF4136 domain-containing protein, with translation MSLFDWSTTMNTGRLYSATVLVAGAALATACAPSIRSERDENIPVPQGATWTWSAGAPAAHDSGARGRYIPERPGYDAIAQQRFRRAVEAGMQERGFRKVDDTAQADFLLDLAFSGSDAYRQPARVATTVGFGFYGGWGYRPFGFYRPWGFYRPWGWYPWGWGFAFSGYPYGWSAPAYYPYGASAYRDGWLTLELRLRSDGETAWVGRYRTEAHEVRRMSQEKIQQVVHKLFDTLH, from the coding sequence GTGAGCCTCTTCGATTGGAGCACGACGATGAACACCGGTCGGTTGTACAGCGCGACCGTCCTGGTTGCCGGCGCGGCCCTCGCCACGGCCTGCGCACCGAGCATCCGGAGCGAGCGCGACGAGAACATCCCCGTCCCGCAGGGCGCCACCTGGACCTGGAGCGCCGGCGCCCCTGCCGCGCACGACAGCGGCGCGCGCGGGCGCTACATCCCCGAGCGCCCCGGGTACGACGCGATCGCCCAGCAGCGCTTCCGCCGCGCCGTCGAGGCCGGGATGCAGGAGCGCGGCTTCCGCAAGGTGGATGACACCGCGCAGGCCGACTTCCTCCTCGACCTCGCGTTCAGCGGCTCCGACGCCTATCGCCAGCCGGCCCGGGTCGCGACCACCGTGGGCTTCGGCTTCTACGGCGGCTGGGGTTATCGGCCGTTCGGCTTCTACCGGCCCTGGGGCTTCTACCGTCCGTGGGGCTGGTACCCGTGGGGGTGGGGATTCGCGTTCAGCGGCTATCCGTACGGCTGGTCGGCGCCGGCCTACTACCCGTACGGCGCGAGCGCCTACCGCGACGGGTGGCTGACGCTCGAGCTGCGCTTGAGGTCCGACGGCGAGACGGCGTGGGTCGGCCGCTACCGGACCGAGGCGCACGAAGTGCGGCGGATGTCGCAGGAGAAGATCCAGCAGGTCGTGCACAAGCTGTTCGACACTCTGCACTGA
- a CDS encoding beta-ketoacyl-[acyl-carrier-protein] synthase family protein — protein sequence MNARRVVITGVGAVSPAGIGAPALLELVTSGRSAVQPQPQLDGLPAGAAPDLPPDRRTRRLDRAARLFAAAGEEAWRDAGLAEVAEDGGRFALIEGSSLGGLADMLDEHRQYVERHDDRPPGPAALVRYMAGAGGAFLAQQHGIHGPVFHLSAGSVSAMVAIGEAWLKVACGAADVALAGGGDCTLQRDVAAAFRASGILAHAAGASAECRPFDRRRSGTVLGEGAGAVILESAQHAAARGARIRAMAGGYGLSCEAGSMTAPDAEGTGVAASAHEALEAAGAHAVGWIKAHGTGTRLGDRAECRGLARLLGPGLAASPLTSLKAAIGHSFGASGAVETAAAVLAIERGIVPPSVGTEEVDPDLPPCRVALRPEAGGRDAVLLLAESFGGRCAALVLQAA from the coding sequence GTGAACGCCCGTCGGGTCGTGATCACGGGCGTCGGCGCCGTGTCGCCGGCCGGCATCGGAGCGCCGGCCCTGCTCGAGCTGGTCACCTCGGGGCGCAGCGCGGTCCAGCCCCAGCCGCAGCTGGACGGCCTCCCGGCCGGTGCGGCGCCGGACCTGCCGCCGGACCGCCGGACCCGCCGCCTCGACCGCGCCGCGCGCTTGTTCGCCGCCGCGGGCGAGGAGGCCTGGCGCGACGCCGGCCTGGCCGAGGTGGCCGAGGACGGCGGGCGATTCGCCCTGATCGAGGGCTCGTCCCTGGGCGGCCTCGCGGACATGCTGGACGAGCACCGGCAATACGTGGAGCGCCACGACGACCGGCCGCCGGGACCGGCGGCGCTGGTGCGCTACATGGCGGGCGCCGGCGGCGCCTTCCTGGCGCAGCAGCACGGGATCCACGGCCCCGTGTTCCATCTCTCGGCCGGGAGCGTCTCGGCGATGGTGGCCATCGGCGAGGCCTGGCTCAAGGTGGCGTGCGGGGCCGCGGACGTGGCGCTCGCCGGCGGCGGCGACTGCACCCTGCAGCGCGACGTGGCGGCGGCGTTCCGCGCGTCGGGCATCCTGGCCCACGCGGCGGGTGCGAGCGCCGAGTGCCGGCCGTTCGACCGGCGCCGCAGCGGCACCGTGCTCGGGGAGGGCGCCGGCGCCGTGATCCTCGAATCGGCGCAGCACGCCGCGGCTCGCGGGGCGCGCATCCGCGCGATGGCCGGCGGGTACGGGCTCTCCTGCGAGGCCGGCTCGATGACCGCGCCGGACGCGGAGGGGACCGGCGTGGCCGCCTCGGCGCACGAGGCGCTGGAGGCGGCCGGCGCGCACGCCGTCGGGTGGATCAAGGCCCACGGGACCGGCACCAGGCTCGGCGACCGCGCCGAATGCCGGGGACTCGCGCGGCTCCTCGGGCCCGGCCTGGCGGCGTCGCCGCTCACCTCCCTCAAGGCGGCGATCGGCCACTCGTTCGGCGCGAGCGGCGCGGTGGAGACGGCGGCCGCGGTGCTGGCGATCGAGCGCGGCATCGTGCCGCCGTCGGTCGGCACCGAGGAGGTGGACCCGGACCTGCCGCCGTGCCGCGTCGCTCTGCGACCGGAGGCGGGCGGCCGGGACGCCGTCCTGCTGCTGGCGGAAAGCTTCGGCGGGCGCTGCGCGGCGCTGGTGCTCCAGGCCGCGTGA